The segment AGTTTGTTTTGGATTGAAATAGGAGTAATCATTTTTCTTGTTTTCTTGAACGGGTTGCTCGCGTTGTCGGAGCTTGCTCTTGTTTCAGCCAGGAAGACGCGATTGGAACAGATGGCGAAAGAAGGTGATGCAAGGGCATACACCGCGCTGAAACTCGCTAATAAACCAGACGGATTTTTATCTACCATCCAAATCGGCATTACGTTTATCGGTATTCTTGCGGGTGCTTTTGGAGGTGCGACCATTGCGGAATTACTAGCGCCATATGTTGCTGTTATCCCTTTACTCGCCCCGTACGACGAGACCATCAGCGTCGCAATCGTGGTTATCTGTATAACTTATTTATCTCTGATAATCGGCGAACTTGTTCCTAAACGGCTTGCTCTCAATAATCCTGAAACGCTTGCCCGCTTCGTTGCCCCCACGATAAATCGCCTTTCACGACTGGCGTATCCGTTGGTGTTTTTACTTAGCGGGTCTACAAATGTGTTGCTTCGCATTTTCCACTTTAAAGCTTCAGTCGAGTCAGTTGTAACAGAAGAGGAAATAAAATTGTTGATTGGCAAGGGAACACAAGCTGGGACTTTTCAAGAGTTTGAGCAGGAGACGATCGAGCGTGTCTTTCGCTTGGCTGATCGTCGTGTGTCAGTCTTGATGACACCCAGAAAGGAAATTATCTGTCTCAACCTGAATGAAAGCCAAGAGGAAACAAAACGCAAGATTGCACAGCATAAATATTCATCCTATCCCGTGGTAAAAGATACTCTTAACAATGTTGTTGGAGTTATTAGAGGAAAAGAGTTGCTGTCACTTGTTATGGAAGAGAAACCGTTTAATTTACAAAAAATATGCCATAAGCCTCTTTTTGTTTCTGAGACAACACCAGCGGTTAATGTATTGGAGTTATTTAAGAAATCTGGAATGCATATCTCTTTAGTGGTGGATGAGTATGGCGAAATCCAAGGACTCGTTACATTCGGAGATATTTTGCGCTCCGTCTTTGAAGACGTTGAGGATACAGTTGAAAGCGAAAGAGAAATAGTGGTGCGCGAAGACGGTTCCCTGCTGATATCCGGAAGTCTGCCGCTGGATGAGTTCATGGATTACATGGAAACTGGAAGACTGAGCGAGAAAGAGCAAGCAGGGATGAACACCGTAGGCGGTTTCGTAATGGCGAAACTCGGGGCTGTGCCTTCAGAAGGGCAGCTTTTTGAGTGGAAAGGGTTGAGATGCGAAGTTGTTGATATGGATGGCAGAAGGGTTGACAAAATTCTGGTATCACGGGTAAAAGTCAATAAAGACACTGAAAAACTGTAAGATGAAAAATAGTCGCTAACAACCACATTAAAGCCGATACCTGATTCGACGAGAAGCTTTCAGCAGGAAGAAGAGTTTTGAATCGTGATTCACGGAGGAACACTATGGAAATTTCACGAATAAAACCTTTTGATTTTTTCATTTTTCTTTTGTCGCTTATCGCTTTGTTTGCTGCCATCGGATTGGCGGCATTTTATGAAAATAAAGATAATCCTCTCGATGTTCCATTCCTCTTGCGTCCCGATACGTATGATAAAGTATTCCCATTTTTATTGGGTACCGTAGCCATTGGCGGTTTTGCGCTTGCCTATAGCCGCGTGCAGAGATCAAAGGAAAGGATTCTCTCTGAGCGTCAAGTAGCAAAAACTGCTCTCGATAAGCGAGTTCAGCGACTTCAAGAAGTTTACGAAATAGTGCTGACATTTTTTCAGAATGTCAGACTCCAGCGTAGGCGTCTTCGGGGTGCGTTCATTCATGGACAGGAAAAAGGGTGTTGGAAAATACGGCGAGGACTTTTTGAAGAGGTCTCTATCGCCTTGAATGAGGCGCAATTAGATGGAGAACGAGTGGTGAAAACCTTTGACTTTGAGCATGATGCCTTGAAAGGCAAAGCAATTCCTACTGAAAGTGAGAATGAGCGACTTAAAAAACTGCAACACGATCTGAAATCTCAGATTGGGGGAATCCAAGGGATACTGCGCAACGTGCTGAGAACAGCGGAGTGGCAGGGCATAACACAAGGTACATCCAATGATGAAGATCTCATTATTGTGCCAGAGGGGTTCGTGAAATTTGCTGACTCGAGCACAAAGGGAAACTTAGGGTTCCGAAAAATTGGTGAGCACTTCGATGCGTTTGCTGTCAATATCGTTGAACGCATACGAGAGCTTGAGTCGGAATCGAATTCTTTTGGCGAAACACAGTCATGACGGGTGTCGGAATGTCTACATAGTTCTACACCCGGTGGATGCGTCACGGTTATCTGTCATTATTTTGAAATTCATGGGCATTCAGGTAGAATTATCCAATATTACCAGGAGTAACCTATGGCACAGAGTAAAGAGGGTATTTGTGAGGAATGTGGAAAAGATTACAGTGAAATACAGACATTATGTGGGCATTGCGGCTATTCTCCTCATGGCGCGACCTTAAGGGTAAACGAAGATCCGCATTGGAAGTGCGGAGGGTGTGGAAGAACTGTTCAAACTCCGACACCACCAGAAAAATGCCCAAGTTGTGGTGAGATTTGTGATTTCAAAAACATCACCTGCTATACTCCTGAATGCGGAGGGCCGGGAAATATAGATCCTCAGCTCTGATCTCTCTTCGCTGGGGCTGGTTATAATTATGGCTCAGTTGGCGAAAGAATGTTTTGGAAGTGACATAGAAGTACCTCTGCTGTGATTCAGCGCCAGCGTGTGAGTGTGACCGGGGCGCGGTCAGCTCATTGTATTAAGAAAGGCGGCGGAGAGCAGGGCCTTGGTGTAGGGGTGACTAGGGACAGAGAAGATGGCTTCTGCCGGACCTTGTTCGACAATTTTCCCTTTTTGCATCACTGCCAAGTCGTCTGCTAAGGCGCGGATTACCCTCAGATCATGGCTGATGAAGAGGTAGGTCATCTGGTATTTGGCCTGCAGGTCCTGCAGCAGGGCAATGATTTGGGCTTGGATTGTCATATCTAAGGCAGAGGTCGGTTCGTCCAGCATTAAAAAATGGGGTTTGAGGATAATGGCCCTGGCTATGGCGATGCGCTGACGTTGACCGCCTGAGAATTCGTGAGGGTAGCGGCTAGTCATGGTTGGGTCTAGTCCCACCTCAAGCAAGGTCTCCTCGATGCGGGTGGTGACTTGAGTCTTGGTCATGCCTGGTTCATGGACACGAAGTCCTTCGCCGACAATCTGGCCGATAGTCTGGCGAGGCGAGAGGGAGGAAAATGGGTCCTGGAAGACGATCTGGAGATGACGGCGATATTGGAGCATCTGCCGGGCAGGGCAGGCCAGGAGATCGATTGTGCCGTAACGGATCTCGCCGCTGGCATTGAGTAGTCGAAGCAGAGCCAGCCCCAAGGTGCTTTTGCCGGAGCCTGATTCACCGACGATACCAAAGGTTGTTCCCTGACGGATGGCAATATCGACACTGTCCACGGCTCTGGTCATTTTAGCCTTACGGCGAAAAAAGGCCGCTTTTTCTGTGAAGTCAACTGTAAGGTTTTTGGCCCAAACAACTCTATTCTCGTTAGTATTATATGTCTTTATCCGATGCGGAATACTCGCCAGCAGTTCCTTGGTATAGGCTTCCCTTGGTTGATCAAAGATCGTCTCCGTTTTCCCACTCTCGATCATTTCCCCCTGTTTCATAATGTAGACCCGTTCGGCGATCTTTTTGACCATGACCAGATCATGGGTGATCAACAGGATTGCCATACCCATTTCGACCTGGATCTCTTTGATTAGCGCCAGAATCTGGGCTTGTATCGTTACATCGAGCGCCGTGGTCGGCTCGTCGGCAATCAGCAGATCGGGTCGGCAGGCCAAGGCCATGGCCAGCATCACCCGCTGTCGCTGGCCGCCGGAGAGTTGATGAGGAAAATGTTCGAACTTGGATTCAGCTTCAGCTATACCGCAACGATTGAGGAGGCGGATAGCCTCAGTTTTGGCCGCATCACGAGTCATGTGCTGATGAAGCAGCAGGGGTTCCAGGAGTTGGTGGCCAACGGTATAAACCGGGTTAAGCGAGGTCATAGGCTCTTGGAAGACCATGGCGATCCGGTTGCCGCGGATATGACGAATCTGGTCTTCCGACATGATCAATAACTCTTGATCGTTATAGATAACCGAACCACGTGTCTCTACCCTGGCCACCGTTTCCAACAATCGGAGGATGGTGAGGGCGGTGACTGATTTTCCGGACCCGGACTCTCCCACTAAAGCGACAGTCTCGCCCCGGTCTAAGGTGAGCGACACGTTGTTGACCGCAGGTTGCGCTGCTTGGTCATCAGTGAAGCGAACGGAAAGGTTGGTGATGGTCAGCATGGTCATCGCTATACCTTCCTTGGATCAAAGGCTTCGCGCAGGGCCTCGCCGATAAAGATTAGCAGCATCAGGGTTCCGACCAGCACTGCGAAACTACAAATGGAAAGCCACCAGGCCTCGATGTTGTTTTTGCCCTGAGCGAGAAGCTCACCTAAGCTCGGCGCCGGAGGCGGCACTCCGAGCCCTAAGAAATCGAGACTGGTGAGGGCGATGATGGCCCCGGACATCCGAAAGGGGAGGAAGGTGATTACCGGGGTCATGCCATTGGGCAAGAGGTGGCGGAACATGATGGTGACATTGCCGACGCCTAAGGCCTTGGCGGCGAGTACATAGTCAAGATTCCGACCCTTAAGAAATTCGGCCCGGACATAATCGGAAAGCCCGATCCACCCGAAGAGCGACAGCAGGATCAGGAGCAGTAGCGCTGATGGCTTGAAGATCGAAGAGAAGATGATCAGGAGATAGAGTTCAGGCATTGAGCCCCAGATCTCGATAAAGCGTTGTGTTAGGAGGTCGATCTTGCCGCCAAAATAACCCTGCACCGCACCGGTGATGATGCCGATACCGGTGCCAATAGCAGTCAAGGTCAACGCAAAAAGGATGGAGAGGCGGAAGCCGTAGATCAGCCGAGCCAGAACATCACGGCCCCGATCATCGGTACCCAAAAGGTTCGCCGAACTGGGAGGTGACGGCACTGGCTGATCAAGTCCCAGATTGATCGAATCAAAGCTGTGGGGGTTGATCGGAAAGAAGGCGTGGTTGCCCTGGGTGGTCAACCGGGTAAGGATGAAGGGGTCACGATAATCAGCTTCGGTATCGAAATCACCGCCAAAGATGGTCTCGGGATAGCTCTTCAGCACTGGAAAATAGAGGCTGTCCTGGTAGATAACCAAAAAAGGCTTGTCGTTACTGACCACCTCAGCCATCAGAGTGACAAAGAAAATCATGGTGAAGATGATCAGGCTGACCAGACCCCGGCGGTTGGTGCAAAACCGCCGCCAGCGCCGTCTGCCGATACTATCGCGAATGCCAGCCATGGTTCACCTGTCCTCCATGCTGCCAAACGAGATGCGGGGGTCGACCAGCACATAGCTTAAGTCGGACAAGAGCCGAGCCACCAGGCCGATGATGGTGAAGAAGTAGAGGGTGCCCAGGACCACGGGGTAGTCTCGATTCATCATCGATTCGTAGGCGAGCAGCCCCATGCCGTCGAGCGAGAAGATAGTTTCGATCAGCAGTGAGCCGGTAAAGAAGGCGGCGATGAAGGAGCCGGGAAATCCGGTGATGATGGGGATAATGGCGTTCCTGAAGATGTGGCGGTAGAGGACTGCGCCCTCGCTTAACCCCTTGGCCCTGGCAGTGATGACATACTGCTTGCGGATCTCTTCGAGGAAGCTGTTTTTGGTGAGCAGTGTCATTACCGCCAAACTGCCGATCGTACTCGATATCACCGGCAACACCATGTGCCAGAGGTAGTCCAGGATTTTGTGGATCAGGGGCAGTTCCCGCCAATTATCTGAAACCAGGCCGCGCAGAGGGAAGATATTCCAGAAACTGCCGCCGCCGAAGAGCACGATCAGTAGAATGGCAAGAACAAAGCCGGGGATGGCGTAACCGATCAGGATGGCGACTGAGGTGGTGACATCGAAGGTAGAACCGTCCCGCACCGCCTTTTTGATGCCTAAGGGGATGCAGGTGAGATAGGTGATAAAGAAGCTCCACAATCCGAGCGACATGGAGACCGGTAGCTTGGAGATTACCAGATCAGCCACCCGGCGGTGGTAATAATAGCTCTCCCCGAAATCAAAGCGGAGGTAGTTACTCATCATGGTGACAAAACGCTCTGCCGGCGGTTTATCGAAGCCGTAGATGGCCTTCAGTTTGTCCATCTGTTGCTGATCAAGACCCTGACGACCCTGATAGAGACCGGTGCGACCGGCGCTGGCCTCAGCACCTGCCCCTCGGCCCTGGATTTCCGAAAGCATCCGCTCTACCGGACCGCCGGGGACGAACTGGGTTACGGTAAAGGTGACCAACATTACCCCGAACAGGGTCGGGATCATGAACAGGAGGCGACGAAGGATATAAGAGGTCATGGTCCAGTCAGCCACCAGGTCATCAGCGCCTGATCGGGCTGATAGTAGAGGGGCAGGGTGGCGGGCTTGCCGAAGCGGTTCCAATAAACCAAGCGGTGATTGGCAACGTACCAGTTGGGGACCAGATAGTAGCCGTACCACAAGACGCGGTCGAGGGCCCGGCAGGCGGCGTTAAGCTCATCTTGTTTTTCGGTATAGATGATCTTGTCCACCAGGGTATCGATGATAGGGTCTTTAAGGCCGATCAAATTACGCGAGCCCTGCTGGTCGGCGGCGCTTGAGTGCCAGTAGTCACGCTGTTCGTTACCGGGCGACTGAGATTGTCCGAAGACGTTGACCACCATGTCGAAATCGAAATCCTTGACCCTGAGCGAGTAGAGGGCAGGGTCTATCGTTCGGTAGGTGGCCTTGATTCCTAGTTTTTGGAGGTTGTTGACATAGGGCTCGATAACCCGCTCGAAGGCGGATGAGACTAGCAGAACCTCGAAGGATAATGTATCACCCGAGCTGTTGGTCAGG is part of the Desulfobulbaceae bacterium genome and harbors:
- a CDS encoding HlyC/CorC family transporter codes for the protein MSLFWIEIGVIIFLVFLNGLLALSELALVSARKTRLEQMAKEGDARAYTALKLANKPDGFLSTIQIGITFIGILAGAFGGATIAELLAPYVAVIPLLAPYDETISVAIVVICITYLSLIIGELVPKRLALNNPETLARFVAPTINRLSRLAYPLVFLLSGSTNVLLRIFHFKASVESVVTEEEIKLLIGKGTQAGTFQEFEQETIERVFRLADRRVSVLMTPRKEIICLNLNESQEETKRKIAQHKYSSYPVVKDTLNNVVGVIRGKELLSLVMEEKPFNLQKICHKPLFVSETTPAVNVLELFKKSGMHISLVVDEYGEIQGLVTFGDILRSVFEDVEDTVESEREIVVREDGSLLISGSLPLDEFMDYMETGRLSEKEQAGMNTVGGFVMAKLGAVPSEGQLFEWKGLRCEVVDMDGRRVDKILVSRVKVNKDTEKL
- a CDS encoding ABC transporter ATP-binding protein encodes the protein MTMLTITNLSVRFTDDQAAQPAVNNVSLTLDRGETVALVGESGSGKSVTALTILRLLETVARVETRGSVIYNDQELLIMSEDQIRHIRGNRIAMVFQEPMTSLNPVYTVGHQLLEPLLLHQHMTRDAAKTEAIRLLNRCGIAEAESKFEHFPHQLSGGQRQRVMLAMALACRPDLLIADEPTTALDVTIQAQILALIKEIQVEMGMAILLITHDLVMVKKIAERVYIMKQGEMIESGKTETIFDQPREAYTKELLASIPHRIKTYNTNENRVVWAKNLTVDFTEKAAFFRRKAKMTRAVDSVDIAIRQGTTFGIVGESGSGKSTLGLALLRLLNASGEIRYGTIDLLACPARQMLQYRRHLQIVFQDPFSSLSPRQTIGQIVGEGLRVHEPGMTKTQVTTRIEETLLEVGLDPTMTSRYPHEFSGGQRQRIAIARAIILKPHFLMLDEPTSALDMTIQAQIIALLQDLQAKYQMTYLFISHDLRVIRALADDLAVMQKGKIVEQGPAEAIFSVPSHPYTKALLSAAFLNTMS
- a CDS encoding ABC transporter permease, giving the protein MRDSIGRRRWRRFCTNRRGLVSLIIFTMIFFVTLMAEVVSNDKPFLVIYQDSLYFPVLKSYPETIFGGDFDTEADYRDPFILTRLTTQGNHAFFPINPHSFDSINLGLDQPVPSPPSSANLLGTDDRGRDVLARLIYGFRLSILFALTLTAIGTGIGIITGAVQGYFGGKIDLLTQRFIEIWGSMPELYLLIIFSSIFKPSALLLLILLSLFGWIGLSDYVRAEFLKGRNLDYVLAAKALGVGNVTIMFRHLLPNGMTPVITFLPFRMSGAIIALTSLDFLGLGVPPPAPSLGELLAQGKNNIEAWWLSICSFAVLVGTLMLLIFIGEALREAFDPRKV
- a CDS encoding ABC transporter permease subunit yields the protein MTSYILRRLLFMIPTLFGVMLVTFTVTQFVPGGPVERMLSEIQGRGAGAEASAGRTGLYQGRQGLDQQQMDKLKAIYGFDKPPAERFVTMMSNYLRFDFGESYYYHRRVADLVISKLPVSMSLGLWSFFITYLTCIPLGIKKAVRDGSTFDVTTSVAILIGYAIPGFVLAILLIVLFGGGSFWNIFPLRGLVSDNWRELPLIHKILDYLWHMVLPVISSTIGSLAVMTLLTKNSFLEEIRKQYVITARAKGLSEGAVLYRHIFRNAIIPIITGFPGSFIAAFFTGSLLIETIFSLDGMGLLAYESMMNRDYPVVLGTLYFFTIIGLVARLLSDLSYVLVDPRISFGSMEDR